A window of Argopecten irradians isolate NY chromosome 14, Ai_NY, whole genome shotgun sequence contains these coding sequences:
- the LOC138307758 gene encoding homocysteine S-methyltransferase YbgG-like, whose amino-acid sequence MATPTSAGIVILDGGSATELERLGEKSIHEDPLWSARLLHSNPELIKQAHMNFIEAGCDIVVTASYQASVAGFCEELKITEDEALRLMADGTKIARDAWREVSESTRAGRKCWVAGSVGPYGACLHDGSEYSGTYIDTVSKQDLIDWHRPRVQALLGSKVDILAIETIPAVEEAEAVLDLLQDFPEAKAWVTFACKDGCHTCYGGKFSDAIERVARRQGMKAVGVNCTAPEHISPLLRSIQHLNLQIPIIVKPNSGEDWDTGKGFSNRENCVSVVSLVREWRDLGATWIGGCCRIFPSEIADIKQELNT is encoded by the exons ATGGCCACCCCTACAAGTGCTGGTATCGTAATCCTTGACGGCGGGTCGGCCACTGAACTAGAACGACTAGGTGAAAAATCGATCCAC GAGGATCCGTTATGGTCGGCCCGGCTGCTTCATTCAAATCCGGAACTTATCAAACAGGCTCACATGAA TTTCATCGAAGCTGGATGTGACATAGTTGTCACGGCCAGTTACCAGGCATCTGTAGCTGGTTTTTGTGAGGAACTCAAGATAACTGAAGACGAGGCTCTTCGACTGATGGCTGATGGGACAAAGATAGCGAGAGATGCATGGCGGGAGGTTTCTGAAAGCACACGTGCAG GGAGGAAGTGTTGGGTGGCTGGATCCGTCGGACCCTATGGCGCATGTCTACATGACGGGTCAGAATATTCAGGGACGTATATCGACACTGTGTCGAAACAG GACTTGATTGACTGGCATCGCCCTCGTGTCCAAGCTCTATTGGGCAGTAAAGTGGACATTCTGGCCATAGAGACGATTCCGGCTGTAGAGGAAGCCGAGGCTGTCCTTGACCTTCTTCAAGACTTCCCCGAGGCCAAAGCATGGGTGACCTTCGCATGTaag GACGGATGTCACACGTGTTATGGCGGGAAATTCTCGGACGCCATTGAGAGGGTTGCTAGGCGACAAGGCATGAAAGCCGTGGGAGTAAATTGCACGGCCCCAGAGCATATTTCACCACTCCTCAGAAGTATACAGCACCTTAATCTCCAGATACCTATAATCGTCAAACCGAACAGTGGGGAGGACTGGGATACGGGGAAAGG ATTTTCCAACAGAGAAAATTGTGTATCTGTCGTTTCTTTGGTCAGGGAGTGGAGGGACCTTGGAGCCACATGGATTGGGGGATGTTGTCGGATATTCCCATCAGAAATTGCGGACATTAAACAAGAACTGAACACCTAA